The genome window ATACCGATAAGGCCAATTGCTGAAATCAGAGGTCCTATAACCGGAAATGTGTAGTAATTTGTTGTCTTGATATTATCAATAAGGGATTGAATATTGAGGTGCGCTGTCTGGGAACGCAAGAGATTCTGATGCAGCTGTCCAAACGGTGCGTCGACATATCCCTGTTTAAGCATGTAGAGCGGGACACCGATAAAAACGGCGTAATACGCGAGATATGCAAGAACAAAGGGGAGAGCGAGCCAGATCAGCCGCGAGATCGCGCGACGCCGGTGGTCGATCGGCGCACGAATCGCCGATATAAGATAGAAAGTATAGATGGCGGCAACATACAACGAAAACGTCGTAAAGCAAAGGAAACCCGCATAAAGAATCATCGAGGTCTTTATGAATGCCCGCTCGTCCTCTTTTTCGAGAAGTGCTCGAGGAGGATCGATCAGCAGCTGTCGACATAGCAGCAATCCGATGCACGTCAGATAGCCGTGTCCGATCGCCATCGCCTCGAGCTGAAATAGTCCAGTCAGCGCCACCAGGATCCCGCTGATGAGACCGATGAGCCTCGATGAGGTCAGCCGTACGGCGATCGTGCCGGCCAGAACGCAGGAAAGAGACCACGCGAGAATACTCGGCAGACGGACGGCAAACATCGTTGGGCCGAGCAACGCGATCGACGGCAAGGGAAGCAAGTTTCGCAGCGGTGGGTGATAGTCGGCGCCCAGGAGCATTGCAGTAAGGCGAAAGTCCCCGGTCTTCAATGCGTCGACGACCCGAGCAGCCACCCGGAGAGTCATGACTTCGTCGTCGCCATGGAAGCTTGAGAAGAACATGACCGCCGAAACGCCCAGAGACGCGCCTACGATCACAAGATAATCCAGCCACGTAAAGAGGTGCAGTTTGCCTTCGCAGGAACCCGCGGAAGCGTTTGTCATCAGGCTTGGCACCTTGGTCTTCCCTGTCTCAATGGCGGAAGTGTCGCATCCCGGTGAACACCATGGCAAGGTTGGCCTCGTCGGCGGCGGCGATCACCTCGGCGTCGCGGATCGAGCCGCCCGGCTGGATCACTGCGGTCGCGCCCGCTTCGGCGGCGGCGAGCAGGCCGTCGGCGAACGGGAAGAACGCGTCGGAGGCGACCACCGAGCCCTTCGCCAGGGATTCGGCGAGACCCGCGGCCTCGGCCGCGTCCACCGCCTTGCGCGCGGCGATGCGGGAGGAATCGACGCGGCTCATCTGCCCCGCGCCGATGCCGACGGTGGCGCCGTTGCGCGCGTAGACGATGGCATTGGACTTGACGTGCTTGGCGACGGTGAAGGCGAACAGTAGGTCGCGCATCTCCCGCGGCGAGGGCGCGCGCTTGCTCACCACCCGGACCTCGGCGGGGAGGACGCGGCCGTTGTCGCGGTTCTGCATCAGGATGCCGCCGGAGAGGGTCTTGGCGAACCAGCCCGCCGCCGCCGGGTCGGGCATCGCGCCGGTGACGAGGAGGCGGAGGTTCTTCTTCGCGGCGAAGATCGCCAGCGCGTCGTCGTCGGCCTCGGGGGCGATCACCACTTCGGTGAAGACCTTCGACACCTCCTCGGCCACCGCGCCGGTGAGGCGGCGGTTGAGGGCGACGATGCCGCCGAACGCGCTCACCGGGTCGCAGCGCAGCGCGTCGCGGTAGGCGGCGAGCACGTCGTCGCCGGTGGCGACGCCGCAGGGGTTGGCGTGCTTGATGATCGCCACCGCCGGTTCGGCGAATTCGGCGACCAGCTCGAACGCGGCGTCGGTGTCGTTGAGATTGTTGTAGGAGAGCTCCTTGCCCTGGAGCTGCCGCGCGGTGGCGACGCCGGGGCGGGCGCTGCCGTCGGCGTAGAACGCGGCCTGCTGATGCGGGTTCTCGCCGTAGCGCAGTTCCTGCACCCGGCGGCCGACGAAGAACGCGGTCTCGGGGAAGGTTTCGCCCTCGACCTTGGCGAACCAGGTGGCGATCGCGGCGTCGTAGGCGCCGGTGCGAGCGTAGGCCTTCTTCGCCAGGGCGCGGCGGAACTCGGGCGTGGTCGCGCCGCCGTGGGCGGCCATCTCGGCGATCACCCGGGCGTAGTCGGCGGGGTCGACCACCACCGTCACCGCCGCATGGTTCTTCGCCGCGGCGCGGATCATCGACGGGCCGCCGATGTCGATGTTCTCGATGCAGGTGTCGAAGTCGGCGCCCTTCGCCACCGTCGCCTCGAACGGGTAGAGGTTGACGACCACGAGGTCGATCGGCGCGATGCCCGCTTCGGCCATCGCCTTTTCGTGCGCCGCGTTGCCGCGGATGCCGAGAATGCCGCCGTGGATCTTCGGGTGCAGGGTCTTGACCCGGCCGTCGAGCATTTCGGGGAAGCCGGTGTGCGCGGCGACCTCGGTGACCGGCACCCCGGCGTCGCGGATCGCCGCCGCCGAGCCGCCGGTGGAAAGAATCGCGACGCCCGCGCCGTGCAGCGCCTTGGCGAGGTCGACGAGTCCGGTCTTGTCGGAGACCGAGATCAGGGCGCGGGCGATCGGGGAGGATTGGGGCATCGGGGCAGACTCCGTCTGGAAAGATCAGGACGCGGCGGGATCCGCCGCATGGTATTCGGGTACGAGGGTGGCGAGCACCGCCGCCGCGTCGGCGCGGTTTCCGGCGCGGCAGGCGGTCTCAAGCCGGTCGAGCAGGGCGCGGACATCGGCGAGGTCGACCCGGCGCGGCGCCGCCAGCAGCACCCCCGCGGCGGCGGTGGGGAGCGGCTGCTCGTCGCCGTGGAAGATTTCCTCAAAGAGCTTTTCGCCCGGGCGCAGGCCGGTGAAGACGATCGGCACGTCGAGATCCGGGCGCAGTCCGGCGAGGCGGATCATCCGCCGCGCGAGATCGACGATCTTCACCGGCTTGCCCATTTCGAGGACGTAGATCTTGCCGCGATGGTCGTCGGCGCGGCCGTCGGCGACGCGCATCGCCGCCGCGGCGATGATCAGCTCCACCGCCTCGCGGATGGTCATGAAGAAGCGGTTCATCTCCGGATGGGTGACGGTGAGCGGGCCGCCCTCGCGGAGCTGTTTTTCGAACAGCGGCACCACCGACCCGGTGGAGCCGAGGACGTTGCCGAAGCGCACGGTGACGAAGCGGGTGGCGGCGCCGGAGAGGTCCATCGCCTGACAGAAGCACTCGGCGATGCGCTTGCTCGCGCCCATCACGTTGGTGGGGTTGACCGCCTTGTCGGTGGAGACCATCACCATCGCCGCGACGCCGTGGGCGGCGCACGCCTCGGCGACGTTGCGCGAGCCGATCGCGTTGGTGAAGAGGCCTTCGAGCGGGTTGATCTCGACCAGCGGCACGTGCTTGAGCGCGGCGGCGTGGAACACCAGCTCGGGCGCGCGCTCGGCGAAGATCGCCGACAGGCGGGCGCGGTCGCGCACGTCGCCCACCAGCGCCGCGCGCGGCAAGGCGGGGAAGCGGCGGCCGATCTCCATGTCGATGGTATAGAGCGCGTATTCGGAGGCTTCGACGAGGGTGAGCGCGGCGGGGCCGAATGCCGCCACCTGCCGCACCAGTTCCGAGCCGATGCTGCCGCCCGCGCCGGTCACCAGCACCCGCCGCCCGTGGATCAGCGCCGCCATCGCGGTGCGGTCGAGCACCTGCTGCGGCCGCTGCAACAGGTCCTCGATCGCCACCGGCTTGAGGTCGATCGCGGCGTCGGGGCGCGCGGCGCGCAGGTCGTCGAGGCGCGGCAGGCGCGAGAGGCCGAGGCCGAGGGCGTCGCAGGCGTCGAGCACGCGGGTGACGACGTCGCCGTCGAGGCTGTCCTTGGTGAGGATCACCCGCTGCGGCCGCCGCCCGCTTTCGGAAAGCTGGGCGACCGCGGTTTCGAGGTCGTCCACCGTGCCCATCACCGCGACGCCGCGGATGCGGCGGCCGACGCGGTTGCGGGTTTCGCCGAGGATGCCGACGACGCGGTAGTTGGCAGCCGGGCGGCTTTCCATCGCGCGCAGGAACAGGTCGGCGGCGTCGCCCGCGCCGATCAGCAGCACCGGCACGCCGCCCTCGGCGTCGCGCAGCGAGAAGCGCCGGTCCTTGAGAAAGCGGTAGACGAAGCGCGGCCCGCCGAGCAGCAGCAGCAGCACCCCCCAGAGGATGAACGGCGTCGATCGCGGAAACCCGTCGAGGCGGTTGAACAGGAACAGCCCGAGGGTGAAGGCGGCGACCAGCAGGGTGACGCCGCGGGCGATCGCGATCAGGTCGTCGACCGAGGCGTAGCGCCAGACCCCCTCGTACATCCGCTGGCTGCGGAAGGCGATGGCGGCGAGGCCGACGAACGCCGCGAGCATGCCGAGGTAGAGCGGCGCGCCGAAGCGGTCGAGGCCGGTGTCGTCGAGGCGGAGATAGAGCGCAAGCGGCAATGCGATCGCGGCCATGACGAGGTCGTGGACGATGACGATATGCTTGCGCGACAGCCGCATGGACGATCCGGGCGTTGTATCGGAGTTGGCGTGGCAGCAACCTACACCGATCCGCCGCGGTGCGGAAGTCCGTTCAATCCTTGGGATTCCGGTAGCGTTGCGCGAACAGCGCCAGCACCAGAAGCGTGGCCGCCGCCGCGCCCGCGAGCGCGAGCCACGGATACCCGAGCCCGGCGAGCCGCGCCATGCCGATCAGGCCGAGGTTGCCGAGGAGCACGATGCCGCTCACCCGCGCGTGGCTCCAGCCGCCCTGCGTCGCGCGTTGGTAGAAATGCTCGCGATGGGCGCGCCAGATCGCCTTGCCCGCCAGCGCCCGCCGGACGAGGGTGACCGTCGCATCGGCCCAGTAGTAGGCGGGCAGGATCAGCGCCACCGCCCAGCCCGCCGGATGGTGCGCCGCGCCTGACAGCAGCAGGTAGCCGAGTACGTAGCCGAGCGGAATGCTGCCGACGTCGCCCATGAAGATCTTCGCCGGGTGCCAGTTCCACACCAGGAAGCCGAGCGCGCAGCCGGCGACGATCGCCAGCGGTCCCGCCGCCACCGCGCCGGGCAGGGCGATCGACAGGCCGACCGCGATCGACGCGGTCTCCACTCCGGTGATGCCGTCGATCCCGTCCATGAAGTTGAAGAGGTTGACGAACCACACCCACGCGAGCCCGACGAGCAGCGTCTCCGCGGCGGCGGGTAGAAGCCCGGCGCTGAAGCCGACGTGCGGCATCGTCGCCAGCGCGGCGGCCACCGCAACGATCTGCGCGGCGAACCGCGGCAGCGGCGGCAGCGACGCGGTGTCGTCGCGCCAGGAGACTCCGGCGAGCAGCGCCGCGCCCGCCAGCATCGCCCAGTCGCCGGGGCCTCCGCCCGCGAGCGCGAACCACCCGGCGCAGCCCGCGAGCACCAGCGGCGTGACCGCGAGGCCGCCGCCGCGCGGCGTCGGCACGGTGTGGCTGGACCGGTGATTGGGGCGGTCGAGGATCTCGCGCGCGCGCAGCCAGCGCCGCACCGCGCCGGTGGCGAGCGCGGCGGCGGCGAAGGCGGCGGCGAACAGCAGGCCGAGGGTCATGCGTCGAGGCCGCGATAGAGGGCGAGGGTGCGCGCCTCGATCGCCGGCTCGGCGAATGTCGCCTCAACCTTCGCGCGGGCGGCCGCGCCCATGCGGCGGCGCGCCTCCGGATCCTCGGCGAGGCGGGCGATCGCGTCGGCGAGGAGCTTGGGATCGCGCGGCGGCACGAGGATGCCGGTCTCGCCGTCGATCACCAGTTCGCGGCAGCCGGGCACGTCGGCGGCGATCAGCGGGCGGCCGCTGGCGGCGGCTTCCAACAGCGATTGCGGCACGCCCTCGTGATGCGAGGCGAGCACCGCGATGTGGCTCTCAGCCCAGACCTTAGGCATGTCCGGCCGCGCGCCGGTCCAGGCGACCCAACCGTCGGCGTTCCACAGCGACAGCGTCGCGGGGTGGACGTTGTTGGGGTTGCCGGGGTCGACGTCGCCGACCAGCCGGACCGTCACCGGCAGCTCGCGCTCCTTGAGCAGGCGCGCGGCGGCGACGGTTTCGCGCACCCCCTTGGTCCACAGCATCCGCGACGCCTGGGTGACCACAACCGGGCTGCCCTCGGGCTCGGGCACGGGGCGGAACGCTTCGGTGTCGACCCCCGCGCCGGGCAGGATCGCGATGCGCTTGGGGGCGACGATCCCGGACTCGCGCAGCGCCTGCGCGTCCTCGGGGTTCTGCGCCAGCAGCGTCGCGCCGGGGCGGTCCATCGCCCAGCCGAGCGGGCGCATCCAGCGGCGCTTGAGGCCGCCCGGGCGCGGCAGCCGATCGAACGGGAAGTCGGCGCCGTCGATGGTGCCGAGCGCGAACGGCACGCCCGCGAGGCGCGCGGCGATCGCGCCGTAGGCCACCGGTCGCGGCCCGACGTGATGGACGAGACGCGGTTCGACCGCCTCGTAGATCCGCCGCAGCGCGCCGATCGCCTGAAAGCGGCGCCAGGGATTGCCGGAGAAGCGCTTGAGCGGCCAGACGTGAACCGGCAGGCCGAGGGCGTCGAGCACCTTGCGCTGGGCGTCCACCCCCTCGCACACCACGCCGACGGCGTAGCCCGCGGTTTCGGCGGCGCGGGCGAGCGTCAGGCGGCGGGCGACGAAATCGGAGACTTCGCCGACCACCACCAGCATCCGCGGCGGCGCGCCGCCGCATTCCGGCCGCGCCGAGGCGATCAGCAGCAGGAACAGCAGGGTCAGCCCCCACCACGGCGCCCAGATCGAAAAATTGAACGACGCGATCGCGAAGAACGTTGCGACCATCGCGAGCCGGGCCGCGATGCGCGCGCCGCCGCCTGCGGCGAGGGCGCGGGCGTCGCGCGCGAACAGCCCGATCACCAGCAACAGCACCGGCGCGAACCCGAACGCGCCGGTCTCGGCGACGATCTCGAGCGCCCAGTTGTGCGGGTGCGACGGGGTGAACGGCGTGGTGCCGGGCAGCAGGTGGTCGGCGCCCGGGATGCGCGCGAGCGCGTTGAGGCCGCGCCCGAACCACGGCGCGTCCGGAATCCGTTCGACCATGAAGGCCCAGATGTTCTGGTGGCGGAAGTCGGCGAGCCAGAGCGGCAGGCCGAGCGCGCCGGTATCCTCGACGGTGGTGCCCGAGGTCGCCAGCAGCGCCGCCACCAGCGCCGCCGCGAGGGCGAGACCGAGCAGCGCGAGCGGCGCGCGCGCGGCGCGCGCGCGCAACCCCGCGCAGTAGGCGGCGAGGGCGACGCCGCCGCCGAGGCAGGCGACGAACGCGAGACCGCCGCCGCCCACGGAAACCGCCAGCGCGGGCACGAGCGCGAGCGCCGCCGCGAACCGCCGCCAGCCGCGCGCGGTGGCGGCGATCCACGCCAGCAGGGGCGCGAGGCAGGCGAGCGCGGCGGCGAACTGGCGATAGCGCATCCACGGATCGTCGGGCGAGTTCCGCATCTCCGCGATCCAGTCGGGCGCATACAGCAGCGCCGCCGCCGAGGCGCCGACCAGCAGCAGCGCGGAAAGCGCGAGGCTGTCGCGGGCGATGCCGATGAGGCGGTCGTTGCGGTCGAGGATCGACCACAGGTAGGCCGCGCCCGCGATCGCGATCGCGATCCGCGCCCAGGTCTCGGCGCTCTCCCGCGCGTCGAACGAGATCGCGAGGTCCGGCAGCCACAGCGCCAGCATCAGGCCGCAGAGCAGCCCGACCGGGTGATAGAACAGCATCAGCAGCACCCGGCGCAGGTGCGTCGCGCGGTCGGGCACCGCGAGCCCGGCGAGCAGCGCCGCTGCGGCGACGGCGGCGAGTGCGGTGTAGCCGAGCCCCCCGGCGGGGATGGCGAGCCCGACCAGCACGGCGGTCAGGCGGTGACGCCGGGTGGCGGGGGCGACGGCGGAATTCGCGCTCATGGACGGGGTGGCTCCGAAACCGGCTGAAAACGTTGGCTGAGAGGCTAAGATGGGGCGATTCGGGCGTCAAGCCGCGCCGCGCGGTTGGCGCGGCTGCGCAACTATGATAACGCATGACCCCGCGAACGCGGCGTCATTTGCGAGGCGGAAGATCATGAACGTGCTGCTCACCGGCGGCCTCGGCTACATCGGCAGTCACACCGCGGCGGCGCTGATCGCCGCCGGTCACGCGCCGGTGCTGCTCGACAATCTCGCCAACGCCGGGCTCGACGTGCTCGACCGCATCGCGGCGGCCGCCGGAGCCCGGCCGCCGTTCGTGCACGCGGACGTTCGCGATACCGATACCGTCGCCCGGGTGCTCGTCGACCATCGCGTCGACGCGGTGATCCATTTCGCGGGCCTGAAGGCGGTGGGGGAGTCGGTGCGCGTGCCGCTCGCCTATTTCGACGTCAACGTTGGCGGTGCGCTCAGCCTGCTGCGGGCGATGGAGGCCACCGGTGTGCGCAAGTTCATCTTCAGCAGCAGCGCCACGGTCTACGGCGCGCCGCAGTATCTGCCGTTCGACGAGGCCCATCCCACGGCCGCGATCAACCCCTATGGCCGCACCAAGCTCCATGTCGAGGAAGTTCTCATGGATCTGACCGCGGCGGGCGGCTGGCGCGCGATGACGCTGCGCTACTTCAATCCGGTCGGCGCGCATCCCTCGGGGCTGCTCGGCGAACGGCCCAACGGCGCGCCGAACAACCTGATGCCGTTCGTCGCCCAGGTGGCGGCGGGCGAGCGGCCGTACGTCGAGATCTTCGGCGACGACTACGACACCCCGGACGGTACCGGGGTGCGCGATTATATCCACGTCATGGATCTGGCGGAGGGGCACGTCGCCGCGCTCGGCCGCTTCGCCGTCGACGCCCCGGGCTTCGAAGCCTTCAACCTCGGCACCGGCCGGGGGTACAGCGTGCGCGAGATGATCGCGGCGTTCGCCGCCGCCGCGGGGCGCGAAATTCCCGCGCGGGTGGTGGCGCGTCGCCCCGGCGATCTGCCGTGCTATTACGCCGATCCCGCGCGCGCCGAACGGGTGCTCGGCTGGCGCGCCCGGCGCGGCCTGGCCGAGATGTGCGAAAGCGCCTGGCGGTTCCAGTCGCGCGGCGTTACCGACACCGTCTGAAGCGGGCGGCGTAGAAGCCGTCGAGCCCGCCTTCCGCCGCCAAGTGGCAGGGCAGGGTGCGCAGCGCGCCGTCCGGCCGGATCGCGAATTCCCAACCGCCGATCTCGTCCGCGCCGATCGGCTCCGGCGCGAAGCCCGTGGGCGGCGACGCCGGAGACGCGGTTTCCTCGGCGGGTTGCAGCGAACAGGTGCAGAAGATCAGCCGTCCGTCCGGTTTCACCAGCCGCGCGACGTCGGCGAGCAGCGCCTGCTGCGCCGCGCGCAGTTTGTCTACGTCCGCCGCGCTCTTGGTCCAGGCGACGTCCGGATGGCGGCGCAGGGTGCCGGTGGCCGAGCACGGCGCATCCAGCAGCACCGCGTCGAACGGTTCGGGCGGTGTCCAGGTCGCGGCGTCGGCGATCGCGATCTCGGCGTCGAGCCCGGTGCGCGCGAGGTTTTCCCGCAGGCGCTTCAGGCGCGCCTCCGACCGGTCCACCGCCGTCACCCGCGCGCCCGCGGCGGCGAGTTGCAGGGTCTTGCCGCCCGGCGCGGCGCACAGGTCGGCAACGCGCAGGCCGCGCACGTCGCCGAGCAATTTCGCGGGCAACGCGGCGGCGGCGTCCTGCACCCACCACACCCCCTCGGCGAGCCCCGGCAGGTCTTCCACCGCACCCGCGTGGCGCAGCCGCAGCGTGCCGGTCGCCAACCTGTCCGCGCCCAGGCGCTCCGCCCAGTCGGCGGCGGTTTCCGGATCCTTGAGGGTGAGGTCGAGCGGCGGCTCGTCGAGCAGCGCCGTCAAGATTCCGGCGGTGGTCTCGGCGCCGTACGCCGTTCGCCACGGTGCCACCAGCCACTCCGGCAGCGACGCCTGCGCGCGCGCCGCGTCGAATCCCTTCGGTTCGCGCAGCACTCGCCGCAGAACCGCGTTCACCAGTCCCGATTGACGGGCGAAGCCCACCTTCCGCGCCAGCTCCACCGCGGTCGCCGCGACCGCGTGCGGGGCGGTGTCCATGAACAGCGCCTGCGCGATGCCGATCGCCAGCACGTGCCGCGCGCCGCGCGCCGCGGGCGGCAACGGCCGCGCGAGGCACGCCGCGATCACCGCGTCGATCTCCGGCTTGCGCCGCAGTGCCAGCGCCGTCAGCGCCCGGGCATAGGCGCGGTCGCGCGGCGCGAGGTGCGCGGTGTGGCGCGCGAACGCCTCGTCGAGCGGCTGGCGCTGGTCGAGCACCGATTTCAGAATTTCGAAGGCTGCGAGTCTCTGGGGCATGATCGGCTCGACATAGACGAAACGCGGGAAAAAGAACAGGAAAAGGTCGCGGAGGGACCCGGTCCCTCCGCACCTCCCGGACGTTTTGGTTTTGCGCGAAGCGTTCGCGGACGATTGTGCGGCGTGACGGATGTCTCCCGCTGCGCGGAAAAACCAGGAATGGGAGGTCCGGAGGGACCGAGTCCCTCCGGTCCGGGCGGAGCCCATCTTCCCTCTTTATTACTTAGAAAATGCTGGAGAAGGTCGTTACCGGCCCGGCGCGGAGCATGTCGGCGAGGCGGGTGAGGCCGTCCTCGATGCGGGCGCGGGATTTCGAGCCGCCAAGACCGAGGCGGACGGCGGGCGGCGCGGCGCGGCGGCCGAGGACGAAGTGGTCGGAGGCGGAGACGATGATGCCGCGGTGGCGGGCGGCGCGGGTGAACTCGTCGGAGCGCCAGGGTTCGGGCAGCGCGAGCCAGAGGTGGTAGGACCCGGCGTCGCCGTAGACGTTGTAGCCGTCGAGCGCCTTGAGCGCGAGGTTGCGCCGCACGCGCGCCTCGGCGCGGTGCCAGCGGCAGGACTCGCGCGCGGTGCCCTCTTCGATCCATCGCACCGTGACCGAGAGGGTGAGCGGCGCGGGGGTCATGGTGGAGAGGCGGATACCGGCGGAAAGGGCGGGCAGGAGTTCGGCGGGGCCGATCATGAAGCCGACGCGCAGGCCCGGTCCCATGCACTTGGCGGCGCTGTTGAGGTAGATGGTGCGGTCGGGGCAGAGCGCGGCAAGCGGGGCGAGGCGTTCGGTATCCTCGGCGAGGAACCCGAAGACGTCGTCCTCGACGATCCAGATGCCGTGGCGGGTGGCGAGGCGGGCGAGGGCCTCGCGGCGGTCGCGCGGCCACACCGTGCCGGTGGGGTTCTGGAAGTTGGGGACGATGTACACCGCCCGCGGCGCATGGTGGAGGATCGCGTGTTCGAGCGCCTCGACGGTCATGCCGTGGTCGTCCATCGCCAGACCGTGAAGGCGCACGCCGAGGAGGCGCGCGAGGTTCTTCATTCCCGGATAGGTGAGTTCGTCGCACAGCACGGTGTCGCCCGCGCGGCAGAGGGTGAGCAGCGCCGCGAGCATGCCGTTTTGCGCGCCGTTGTTGACGATCAGGCGGTCGGGCGCGAACGGCGCGCCGAGCGATTCGGCGAAGCCCGCGAGGCTGCGGCGGGCGAGTTCGAGGTCGGCGTCGGTGGGATAGCCGACCAGGGCGTCGGGGCTGACCTCGGCGGCCATG of uncultured Alphaproteobacteria bacterium contains these proteins:
- a CDS encoding tRNA and rRNA cytosine-C5-methylase, which gives rise to MGSARTGGTRSLRTSHSWFFRAAGDIRHAAQSSANASRKTKTSGRCGGTGSLRDLFLFFFPRFVYVEPIMPQRLAAFEILKSVLDQRQPLDEAFARHTAHLAPRDRAYARALTALALRRKPEIDAVIAACLARPLPPAARGARHVLAIGIAQALFMDTAPHAVAATAVELARKVGFARQSGLVNAVLRRVLREPKGFDAARAQASLPEWLVAPWRTAYGAETTAGILTALLDEPPLDLTLKDPETAADWAERLGADRLATGTLRLRHAGAVEDLPGLAEGVWWVQDAAAALPAKLLGDVRGLRVADLCAAPGGKTLQLAAAGARVTAVDRSEARLKRLRENLARTGLDAEIAIADAATWTPPEPFDAVLLDAPCSATGTLRRHPDVAWTKSAADVDKLRAAQQALLADVARLVKPDGRLIFCTCSLQPAEETASPASPPTGFAPEPIGADEIGGWEFAIRPDGALRTLPCHLAAEGGLDGFYAARFRRCR
- a CDS encoding Transcriptional regulator, which produces MTTWTPDIAQRRGPRYIAIAEAISDAVATGDLAPGTRMPTHRDLATRLGVTVGTVTRAYAEAIRRDLITGEVGRGTFVRTSPMNFTPLSTRQDDAQPDVFDFAVNLPAQGIAADRLRDTLPRMAAEVSPDALVGYPTDADLELARRSLAGFAESLGAPFAPDRLIVNNGAQNGMLAALLTLCRAGDTVLCDELTYPGMKNLARLLGVRLHGLAMDDHGMTVEALEHAILHHAPRAVYIVPNFQNPTGTVWPRDRREALARLATRHGIWIVEDDVFGFLAEDTERLAPLAALCPDRTIYLNSAAKCMGPGLRVGFMIGPAELLPALSAGIRLSTMTPAPLTLSVTVRWIEEGTARESCRWHRAEARVRRNLALKALDGYNVYGDAGSYHLWLALPEPWRSDEFTRAARHRGIIVSASDHFVLGRRAAPPAVRLGLGGSKSRARIEDGLTRLADMLRAGPVTTFSSIF